Below is a window of Acidobacteriota bacterium DNA.
CCTCACAATGGGACGATAATCGCAGACCTCGGCAACAGTTCCACCGAGGACTACGGACTCGACATCGACACGACCGGCAATGCGCTGCTCGCCTTTCTCGATACCCGCGAGGGCAGGAAAGAGCAGGTGACTGCGACCAAGACCAGCAAAACTGGCGCTCCACTCTGGGGACTATTCGGCGTGCAACTGACCACTGGTTCAGCTGGACACTTCTCCCCGAAAATTACGGGCACCAGCGATGGAGGAGCAGTCGTTGCCTGGACGGAAGCCGTTGGCAGTTCCGTCAAAGTGAAAGTGCAGAAGCTCGACAAGAATGGACACAACGTCTGGCCGCAGCCAGTGATCTTCCGCGAGACTGGATTTCAATATTTCCTGTCTGACTTGCACGCTGCAGAAAGCGGTAGCGTGATTATCTCGATGGTGAAAGAAGCCGGCTTCTTCAGCGATCACCAACTCCGCGCCAACAAACTCTCTGCTGACGGGACCAAGTTGTGGGGAAAGAATAGCGTCGTAGTGTTCGATCAGGGCTCGCTACAATTCGGCAACTTCCCTTACTTCATTCTCGACGGCGCTGGCGGCGCGATCTTTGCGTGGTATACCAACAATCCCTTGCAGTGTTTCGCGCAACATATTCGCGCCGACGGCAGCGAAGCCTTCCCGCACAATGGATCCGCTGGCTCCACCGACACGTTCAACATCCGGGTCGAACCATCGGTTTCCTATCGCGCGTCGACGGACGAAACTTTTCTTTTCTGGACAGAAGAAGACAGCAACCAGTTCACGAATGGCGTCAGTGGTCAGAAGTTTGACGGTCACGGCAACTCCCTCTGGGGAGACACCGGCCTAACGATCATTCCACTCGGCGCCGACAGCCAGACCTTCGTTGAGACGGCGCAGGTTGGTACGGGTGCGTTCGTTTTCTGGGTCGACGCACCGGGCTTCGGCGCGGGCACGATGCAGGCCGCAAAGTTGGACGGGAATGGCAACGTTCTCTGCGCGCCCTTCGCGTTGTCGTCCGCTCCGGCGAATAAATATGGTTTGTCGGTCGCGACGTCTCGCTCGGGCCTCACTGCTGTGGCCTGGGCCGATGACCGCATCGGCAACAATTCCATTTACATTCAAAACGTCAATCCCAATTGCTCGCTGGGACAGAAGTAGTTACATCAGCAGGATTGAACTCACTCGACCCTTCGCCACTGAGGACAACGATCTTTAGTGGTGAAGGGTCTTCTGCTTTCTACCTACCGATTTTCCTTCGAACTACTTCGCGACCTTCACGCCCTTCCAGAATGCAACGCGTCCCTTGATCTGGTTTGCCGCGGATTTCGGATCCGTGTAGTACCACGCCGCATCCTTGTTCCGCTTACCGTCGACGACCACGTCGTAATAGCTCGCAGTACCTTTCCAAGGACACACCGTCTGCGTCGTACTCGGCTGAAAGAATTCCTGATGGACCGAGTCCGCCGGAAAGTACTGGTTCCCTTCCACCTCGACACACTGATCGCTGTCTGCCAGCACCGCATTTTCCCACGTAGCTTTTGCCATAGTGGTTAGATGGCTCCGAAGGCCCGGGGTTTCAGCAATGCTGCAACCGTCGATACAGGGCCCGCCGCGCCTCCCCCTCTCGGCAAAAATCAGGCAAAATATGCCCTAATCCGGCAGATTCCAGGACTCAGGCCGCGCGCACCCTGTCCGGATGCCATCCTCCGTGTCGTACTCCCGTGACGTGGAATCCGCGACCGTTCCCGGCGACCATGGGAGAGCCATGAAATTCCCCCAAATCGCCCGCCTGTCAGCCTGTTTCGGGATCACCGCTCTTTGCGCGCTCACGTTTTCCACCCCCGCCGTGGCGCAACGCTGTCCAACGGTCAAAACGACCACGCAGACGGCCGCGACCATGCGAGCAATCGTGAAGTCGGTCAATTGCCTGGTGGAATCTGGAGCCTCACCAATAACGACGTCTGCCTCGGTTCGCACCGCGGACGTTCGAACCGCAGATGCCCGCGTCGCCGACTCTCGTCCTGGCACGCAGGTCGACACACTCCCCATCATCGGCCCGCAACACTCGCGCATGTATCCTGGATTCCAGCTCGCCATCCTCTCCATGCCCGTCGACAACTCGCACAGATCTGCTCTCGTCACTCCCGACGCTCCGCAAGCCACCGTTCGTGGCGCCGGCGGCGGAGAATGCAAACTGAAACTCAACCCCGACCGCACTCTCGACGCACAATGTAACCAGGCCGGCGGCACGGTGTTCGTGGTGTTCCGGTAATTAGGTCGGGAGGGCACGGCTTCAGCCGTGCCGATAAGCTCTCTGCGAAATGAGCTTCGGCGCAGATCCAGCATTTTGGGACAACCCTCTGTGGCAGCCCCTGTTGGGGCAACTTTCGAATCCCTGCCTTTAGTAGCCTTGTTTACAGCCGGCAAGCCAACCGGCAGTTTCCTGTCCCCGCGTATTCATTGGCTTTCGGGGGTCAGGTCTGGTACTCTAGAGGAGCGTCTGATTAGAGTCGGTAGTAAGAGCAGCTTCGAGCCAACCAGCTAGCGCCTGCCCGCGGTACTTCCGAATTCCTTCCAGCGTAAATCGATTGAAAAGGACACCCGATCCAAATGGCAGAACAAGGAACAGTAAAGTGGTTCAATGACGCTAAGGGCTACGGCTTCATCAGCCGTCAGACTGGCGAAGACGTTTTCGTGCACTTCTCGGCAATCCAGGCTGGCGGTTTCAAGAGCCTCCAGGAGGGCCAGAGCGTCGAATTCGACGTCACCAAGGGCCCGAAGGGCTGGCAAGCTGAGAACGTCCGCCCTCTGTAAGGCGCACCGACTCTCGAACGCAGCGGGTGCCCGTCCGGAACGTGCAAGTTGAGGACGGGCACTCTGCCCAAGAATCCCCCACCAATACGTTGCCGATCGACGCGCAACCGGTTCGAAACGAAATCACCAATTCGAACTCAAAACACGAATTCACGAACCTCGGAGCCCCTCTGATAAACGACGACGCAAAATCTTCCTACGTGCTGATCCGTCACAACGTGCGTACCTATGTGTCTGCTGGAGTAGTCGAAGTAGTCCAGGGCCGCGCGAATGCGGAAGCCGCCATGCGCGAATATCAGAATCGGCAAAGTCCCGCAGATGCCCACGAAGGGTGGCGCTTCTTCCTCGAAAAGACAGGGCTGCGTCCTGGTATGGATCCCGCCCAGGCGACTGACGCCCGTCAGCGCGACCTCGAATTGCGCGAGTCGAAAGAATCGGCCGGCAATGGAGCGGGCATCCCGTCCTCGCTCGGACACCACTAGGCTCCTCTTTACCCGTCATCCTTCCAGTCTTCTTGTAAGCGGTAGACTCCCTTTTGCTTTCAGGTAGAATCACAAGCGATTTCTTGGGGTCCTGCGAATGTCCGATTCTATCCGTGATAGCCGTACAAGTTCCGCAGCAGCGAGGCCACGAACGTTTCTCGCGATCTTCGTTGGCGGATTCATCGTTGGCGTGATCGATCTGGCTTACGCGATTCTGGTGTACAGCCCGAAGCATCCGATCCGCGTTGCCCAGGCTGTAGCTAGCGGAGTACTCGGAGCAAAGTCATTCACCGGTGGCTGGCAGTCTGCCGCCTTGGGAGTCCTCCTCCACTTTACGATTGCCTTCGGCGCGGCAACCGTCTTCTACCTCGCCAGCCGAAAGCTACGGTTCCTGGTCGAACGTCCCGTGGTGTGTGGCCTCATCTACGGAGCAATGGTTTACGGCTTCATGCATCTCGTCGTTCTGCCGCTCTCCGCGGTCAGCCATGGACACTCTCCCCTGATCTACCAGGTCTGCGAGTTCGTCGAACACTGGTTCGGAGTGGGCCTGCCGATCTCGCTGTCGGTGCGGAAGTATGCGCGATAAATTTGCAGGTAATCGCCTGCAGTAACCTCATTGTTCATCCACTAACCCCGTCCACGACTAACTCCATGAAATTGTGCCCGAAATGGTTCGCCCTTCCCTTTCGAGAGTGATTGCAGTACAAAGTACATTCTTACTTTTTACCCCGAGGTAGCGAAGGTGAGATTGCTACTAAGATTCTGGAACGTTCTTCGAGTCTGTGTCGTCTTATTTGCAGCTCAGTCGTGCGCAGCCGATGTCTGGGATGGGACAGCGTTTGATGCACCGCCCGACGCGCTGCGGAAGGCAAGCGACACCGTCAGAGCAGCCAACGATGATGAGGCGACCGTGCTGCTGAATGAAAAACACTTTACGTTTGATTCCGCTGGCCGTGTTACAGAGGTTCGCCACGTTATCTATCGCATTGAAACCCAAGAAGCGGTTTCCGGATGGTCGGAGACCAGTGTGATCTGGGCGCCGTGGAATCAGAGTAAACCCGAGATCAAAGCTCGCGTGATCACGACGGACGGGAGCGTGCATTGGCTCGACCCGAAGACTCTGTCCGACTTGCCGGTCAATGAGAATACTCCCGACCTCTACACCGACAAACGCAAGTTTGGAGGCCCCCTGCCTGCACTAGCTCCGGGCGCCATCGTCGAGGAGGAGAGCGTGCTCCGCGAGACAGCTCCCTTCTTTGCCGCCGGAGCGACAACGGAGCGAAATCTTGCCTGGTCCGTTGTGGTCAACAAGACTCGCGTTGTTCTGACTTATCCGGAGTCGGTCCCGGTGAAATACAAAGTCAACGTTTTGCCTGCTATCTCGATCACGAAGTCGGTGGCCGATCACGTCGAGACGGTGGTGTTCGAGCAGGTCCGCTTGCCAGCTATCCCGCCGAAGCGGATCACCTCCCGCCGGACCTGAACCTCATGCCTGGAATCATGTTCACAACCGGCACGAGTTGGCAGAGCGTTGCGACTGAGTATGCCCGGCAGACCGAAGAAAAGTTGCGACTCGCTGACGTACAACCGCTCATGTCGAAGATCGAAGGCCGGCAAAAGTCGCGCGAGAAATTGATTCGCAGCATCGTCGCCGTGCTTCATAACAACGTTCGCTATACCGGCGTCGAGTTCAATGAGTCGAGCCTCATCCCTCAATTTCCGGCGGAGACACTCAAGCGTAGATACGGTGACTGTAAAGACAAAGCTGCGTTGTTGGTTGCCATGCTGCGTAGTGCTGGCATCGCGGCCAATCTAGCCTTGCTCGAATCTGGCCCCGGCCTTGATGTTGATCCTGACCTGCCGGGCATGGGCGTGTTCGATCATGCCATCGTCTATGTTCCCGCTTCCGGCTCAGACCCGGAAATCTGGATTGACGCCACGTCGCAGTATTCACAGGTCGGAATCCTTCCGTGGGCAGACTATGGGCGTCACGCACTGGTAGTCAGCGCCGGGACCAACAAGCTGACGCAAACTCCCGAACTGACTGCGGACCGGGTCATTCACCGCGAATCGCGGGAATTCACCATGGCGGAATATGGCCCCGCTAAGATCGTCGAAACCAACGAGGACATCGGTCCCGGCGACGCAGACAGCCGCGACTACTACTTGGGTGACAGCAAACAGCTCCGGAAGCAAGCCGAAAAATATGTCAGCGACATGTATCTCGCGGACTCCCTTACGTCGCTGGAACGCGGCAACCTGGCCGACCTGGAAAAGCAGGGGTTGGTGACTTACATCGCTTCGGGAAGGCGAGGGAACACCTATCTCGACAGCGCCACTATGGCGATTCGCATTGAAGGCCTGTTTTCCAGCTTGCCGACTTTCTTCCGGACTGCGGAAGACAAACAGAATGAAAAGGCGGACGCGGCCAACGGAGAAAAGCCCCGCACGGCCGACTGGTGGATTAACCCATTCACGAGCGAATGGAACTACAAAGTCATCGCTCCCCTGGGATTCAAAGTGCGGGCCCTTCCTCCCGACAAAACCGAGCCCATTGGGAGCCTCACGCTCAGCCAAAAGTACTCCAGCAATTCCGACGGCACCATTGTCACCGCAGTTCTGCGCATGGAAAACGCCCAGCGGCGGCTGACGGTTGCGGAGGCTAAGCTGTTGCGCGACGCCGTAGTAAAAGCCTCCAATCGGGATGCCATCTTCATCAATTTCGATCATGTTGGACATTCCCTGTTGGCTAGCGGAAACATCAAGGAAGGCCTCGCCTCCTATGAAAAGATCGCCGCCCAGCATCCAAAAGAAGCTCTGCACAAAGCCCAACTCGCTAGGGCGCTTCTTGCAGCCGGACTCGCCGAGCGGGCGCGCACCGTGGCTCTGGAAGGCACCCAACTAGAACCCAATTCCTTCATTGCCTTCAACACGCTCGGCCACGTGCTGAAGCATGACCTGGTCGGCCGAATCATGAAGCATGGCATGGACTACAAAGGCGCCGTGGCTGCCTACCGGAAGGCCATCACGCTCGACCCGAAAGACAAAGACACCCGGGCCGACCTGGCACTTCTTCTGGAATACGACGCCGAGGGAGTTCGCTACAACGATATTGTTTCCTTGAAGCAATCGGTGGAAGTGCTTCGTGATCTCAAGAAGCTCGACGAAGAGTTCGAGCGCAGCTACGAAGACAACATTCTCTATGACCTCTGGTACACAGGCGACTATGACGGCATTCTTGCCTATGCTGCAACCCTGCCCGCCACGGAAGTCCGAAAGGGCCTCATCGTCGCAGCCACGACACTGCGCGAGAGCACCGAAGTCGCTTTAAAGAAATCGCTGGAGATGACCCCCAACGATCAATCCCGGAACAAAATCCTGGACAATGCCGCCGCCGTACTGATTCGCGCGCGGAAATATCCGGAAGCTGCTGCCATACTGTCAGCAGCCGCAAGCGAACAAGGCGACGAACCGCGCACCCGGCGCGTCGCCATTGTTTCGAAAACGAGACCTTATACGGAGGTCAGCGTCGATCCTTCAAAACCCAGCAGCGTCGTCTTACGACTCTTTGGGCAACTCCTTAGTGGCACCATGAAATTGCCAGAGTACAAATCAATGCTCTACGGCGGCGTACAGAGCAATGGAGAGCTTCCGGATGAAAAACAATTCCAGGAGTTGATGTCCAAGTTGAAAGTTCAGTTGTCGGCCACGGGTTCTCCCCTTGTCAATATTGCCGACACCGTGGTCTCCAACATGCGATGCACGGTTGATGGTGATGACGCTTCCGGCTACAAGTTGACAATCGAAAGCCCCGGCGCCGCAGCGCAGGAATTTTTTGTGGCCCGCGAAGGCGGCGAGTACAAAATACTGGGTTACTCTCTGGAGAGTACTGAGACCGATACGGAGGGCTTGGCTCCTATTATCCTGGCCGAACTGAAGCAGCAGAACCTAGCCGCCGCTCGCGTGTGGCTGGACCGGGCGCGCGATCGCATTCATACCTCCAGTGGCGACGATCCACTTTCCGGCGCGCTGTTTCCAGCATTCTGGACCAAAGGCCAGGAAGCGGACGCGAACGCCATGCGGACGGCTGCGCTCGTCCTGCTGCCCTCCAAGCAGGCGGGCCCCTATCTTGCCGATCTCAAGGCGGCCCGGGATACGGCGAAGACCGACATGGACCGCAAACGCCTGACTCTGGTCATCGCCTATGTCGATTCGGCGATTGAGAACTGGCCGGAACTGTTGTCCACCTCAGAAGAAATAGTGAAGGCGGAACCATCCTCTATCCGCGCTTTTAATCTGGTGACCATCGCGTACCGCCGTTTGCAACGCTACGACGACTGGGACAAGTTAGTGCAGGAGAAGAGAAAGAAATATCCCGATGAACTCGCTTATGTGAGATCAGCAGCGGAGCTGGCGGTGAGTCGTGGACAACCGGAAAAATCGCTCGAGATCGCAAAAAGCATTATTGATAAGGGCAAGGCCACCGCAACGGATTTGAACTTGTATGCCTGGTATGCTCTGTTCCTGCCCACACCAGTCAACGACGAAACCCTGCAAATTGCCCATCGGGCGAGCGAATTGACGCAGAACAACAACTTTTCGATTCTCCACACCGTCGCATGCGCGTATGCGGAAGCCGGCAAGCCCGTCGTGGCTCGCGAATATCTCCTCAAAGCAATGGATGCCGCACACCTGCAGGAGCCGGAGTCAGCAGTATGGCTGGGCTTCGCGCTCATCGCAGAACAGTACGGCATCACCGACGCAGCTCAAACCATGTACCGGCGGGTCGAGAAGGCCAAGTTCGAGTACGCTGGTTCCAACTACGCGCTGGCACAGCAACATCTTGCTACCTTGAGTGCCGCGGGCGGTGGTCGCAGTCCTAAGCAGTAGCACGATGCCCGTTGCTCCGGAGCAATTGACACCTTGTGCTATCCTCTCTGCGTACCTCGCGGGGCCCGCGTGCCGATCTTTCGGCGCCACGAAAAATGAGGACTCCTACCTACGTTCTTCCTCGCAGGGATCGTGGATGGAGGAGATGCGAGCACACCGGAGGTGTGCTGTGCCATCGCCTTTCATCTTTCGTCCGGCAGCACGGCGCGCCTTCTGGCAAAATCATTCAGCCACGAGGAGAACATCATGCAGATCAAGAAACTTACCCCCAACCTGATCGTCCGCAATGTCGAAGCCAGCCTGAAGTTTTATCGCGAAGTGCTCGGACTCGAGACCGCAATGACCGTCCCCGAACAATCGCCATACGTCTTTGCGGGAGTTTCGAACGGCACGGTCGAGCTTTTCTTCAATGACCAGAAGGTAGTTGCGGCCGAATATCCCCAACTGGCCGCATCGATCGCCGCCAGCCTCACGCTCTACATGGAAGTAGACAGTCTGCAGGCCGTCCTCGAACGTGTGCAGAAGGCAGGAGCGAAGATCTCCATGCCTGTCACCGAACAGTTCTACGGTATGAAAGAATTCGCGTTTGAGGATGTCGACGGATACACGATCACCATTGCGGAAAAAATGTGAAACGGCGGGATACTAGAGTGTGGAAGGAGATCGCGTAGCGTGCGGAAAATCAAACCAAAGAGTGTTGAGGAATATCTGGCGACCGTGCCGGAGCCCGCACGTTCCACTCTACAAAAAGTGCGCGCGACGATTCGGGCCGCGTCCCCTGCCGATGCGACCGAGGCAATCAGCTATGGGATTCCGACCTTCAAGTACAAAGGATCGCTGGTAGCGTATGGAGCGTTTTCCAAACATTGCAGCTTGTTCCCGATGAGCATGGCCGTGATTGGAATGTTCAAGGACGAGTTGAAAGATTCCCTCGCATCCAAAGGGACGATTCACTTCCCTCTTGATAGGCCTCTGGCCGCGGGCTTGCTGAAGAAGATTGTGAAGGCGCGGGTGGCGGAAAAAACCAAGAAGAAATAGTGACGAACACGCTATCGCCGCACGCGTGCATACTCTTGACCCCCCAAGGCCTCACGATTCAGAGTTGTTTTCTCAGCTCGATCGAGGTATTGATGCCTTCCAATTCCAAGTCTTTGGAATACTGGGTTCGGAGCCTGTCGGTAACCTCGTCGACCGTTAACGGCTTACTAAAATAGTATCCCTGAATCTCGTCACAGTGATGGGCTCGCAAGAATGATAGCTGGGCTTCGTCTTCGACACCTTCCGCAATGACCTTGAGATTCAGGCTCTTGGCCATGCTAATGACTGCCATCGTGATCGCGGCGTCATCAGGGTTTAACGCGACGTCTCGAATGAAGGAACGGTCTATCTTCAGCTTCCGGACCGGAAAGCGCTTTAGATAGCTGAGGCTGGAATAGCCAGTTCCGAAGTCGTCGATTGCCAGCGCCAAACCCATGGCGCTTATTTCCTGAAGAACCGACAGGGTGACATCAGCATTCGCGAGCAGGAGGCTTTCCGTCAGTTCCAATTCAAGATATTGCGGGGCGACGCCAGTCTCCCGCAGAACTCTTCGGATGCCCTCGCAGTAGCCTTCATTGCGAAACTGGACGGCCGATACATTGACTGCCACCGTCACTTGAGGCAGGCCGTCGTCTGCCCATTTTCGAGCCTGGGCACATGCCGTCTTGAGGACCCAATCGCCAATCGACACCATCAGGCCGCTATTTTCAGCAATGCGAATAAACACGTCGGGCGGCACAAGACCCAATTCCGGGTGCTGCCAGCGAAGAAGGGCTTCCAACCCGCTGATCTTTCCAGTCGCGATATCCATCTGCGGTTGGTAAACGAGAAAAAGCTGTTGTTTGTCGAGAGCCAGTCGCAATCCGTTCTCGAGCGTCAATCGTTCCACTGCTTGCGAGTTCAAGTCCGCCGTAAACAATTGAAAGTTGTTCCGACCGCTGTCCTTGGCGCTATACATTGCAGCATCGGCGTGTTTGATCAGGGTTTCGCTATCCTCGCCGTGTTCCGGGAACATGCTGATGCCGAGGCTACAGCCAATCGAGAGGGAATGGCCTTGAATAACGAATCCCGAGGACATCGCGTTCATGAAGCGCTCGGCGGCAACAGCAACGTCTGGAATGTCTTTCACATTGGTAAGCACGATAAGGAATTCGTCTCCGCCGAGGCGGGCCACAGTGTCCTGCTCGCGGGCAAAAGTTCTCAGACGGGCGGCGACGTCCTGCAGGAGAATGTCACCGACTGAATGCCCAAGTGAATCGTTGATCGTCTTGAAGCGGTCGAGATCGATGAATAGAAGCGCCACTTTATGGTTCTGCCTGCGAGCGGTGGCCAGGGCCTGCGACAATCGGTCGCGCAGAAGAATCCGATTCGGTAATCCCGTCAGAGCATCAAAGTACGCGAGTGATTGAACCCGTTGTTCGGCGACGCGACGGTCGGTGATATCGACCAATGTGCCTTCAATGATGCCGTCACCGCCGGCATCGCCGTCCACGAGACTTACATTCAGCATGACCCAGGCCGCATCGCCGTTTTTGCGCCGAAACTTCATCTCATGATTGGTAACAGTTTTCTCGGATTTGACTTTTTCCAGGAAGGCGAACCGATCAGAGGCCGCGTAATACAAGTTTGACACCGGGTTGGCGAGAACTTCATGGGGAGAGTCAAAACCAAACATGTGAGCGGCGGCGGGATTGCACTCCAAGACGCGCCCGGTAACGGTCGTGCGAAAGACACCTGCCAGGTTCCGCTCAAACAGGAGACGATAACGCTTTTCCGACTCGCGGATGGCCCGATCGACCTTCTTGCGTTCCGTAACCACCGCTCCCAGGCAAAGGCCCGTCAGACCTAACGCCAACATGGCGAGTTGCAGTCTTGGAAGCGAGCCCCTCGGAGCCTGCGTGAACCAGGCTGCGAGGGTCATACCGAAGCTAATGGCGAATGTGGTCAGGACGGCTCCCGGTAGACCGCGCCGAACAGCGACCCAGATGACAGGAATGAACAGCAGATAAAGAGGTTGATAGGGTATGGCGGGGGTGTAGCCGAAAACCAGCCAGATGGCGAAGAGGACCAAGCCAGATTGTGCCGCCAGTTCGAGAATCTCAACGAGCGAAAAGCTAAATCGCCAGCCCGAATGAAAGGCATCCACGATTCCGGATCGCAACCACCGAATCACGAAGGGAGCAACAAACAGGAGTAGAAAGGGCGTGAAAGTGATGATCGCGAGCGTATCGCTGACCCACCACTCCGCTGTCGTCTTGGGAATATCGGATGGCGCGATTTTCCCGTCACCGAGGAGAGTCAGCATTCCAATCAGTGCGCTGACTACCGTTGCACCGAAGCAAGCGAGGATGTATCGTCCGACGTCGACCAGAGTGGCAAGCCTGAAGTCGAGACGCCAGCGCCCTCGTAGGATCGTCGCGCACTCTACATAACCGAGATAGATGGCGATGGAACCGGGAATCCCGCACCAGGAAAAGATCGGGCGGTGGTAGTTGAGTAGCGCTGCCACAATGCTGGCGACAAACAGCACCGGCACACTCCGTATTCCTCCGCAAAGGAGCAGGGCCAGGCTCAGCCCCACTGGCAGATAGAGAGGTGGAGCCCCTTCCCATCCCTGCGATGCGGTGGATGAGCCGTCCAAAACTAAGAAGGCGGCTATGAAGAGCGCCGCTAGCAACAACTGCTTGTAGAGTGGAATATCGCGCCAATGCAACCCCGCAGAAGTGGCCACCTTTGGCAAGACTTCGTCTAGTTCCGACGGGCAGGCGAGCTTCTGCACCGATGCCCACTCACTTGAGCATTGTTCCGCTGCGGGTTTGATACAACTTTCGATGTTCGAAGTCATCGCAGCCAGGATTCTGAGGTGCTTTGACGGCACGATGCCATTCGCGCAGTTCGGGCTCAGTCCCACGCACGTAACCCTTTTTTGCAGCCCCTAACACTCATTCATCGGCAAGGCGGGCTCTCGACATTAGTTCCGTACCGTTTGATGAGACGAAAATGAGAGGATGAGCTTTGTGGGGGTAGCAACGAATGCGAAGCCGTGCACTCCCGAACGTGCGACTGAGGCGGCAAAAAAAAGGGCCGCATCTCTGCGGCCCTTGATTTTGTTATCGAATCATCACTAACGACTGAAAAGATTAGCGTCTACCGCGACCGCCGCCTCCGCCGTGATGTCCACCGCCACCACCGCCGGGGCCACGCCTTCCGCGGTCACCACCACCGCCGGGACGACGACGGCGATTACGATCTCCGCCGCGATCGCCACCACGGCCGCCTTCTGGACGACCGGCAGGAGCGCCCGCTGGTGCGCCTTCGCCTTCGACACGGTTGAAGTTCGGTTCGTCGTCGGCATCGAAATCGGCTCCGCCTTCAATCACTGCGGTTGGTTCACCGTGCGACTGCGAGGCTGAGGGCACGAAGGATTGCTCTGAACCACCTCCCTGATCGTCAGGAGGAGGAGCTCCCCCCATCTTGGCGCGTTGCTCTTTCAGAATTGCTTTGCGCGACAACTTGATGCGATTGCCTTCGACGGCCAGGACTTTTACCAGGACCTGGTCGCCTTCCTTCAGCTCGTCTTTAATGTCTTTAATCCGGTGCTCGGCGACTTCACTGATGTGCAGCAGGCCGTCGGTGCCGGGGATGATTTCGACGAAGGCTCCGAACTCCGCCAGCCGCGTGACTTTGCCGAGATAGGTCCTCCCTACTTCGGCGGTTGCGGTCAGGTCGCGGATGATCTGGATCGCCTTGTTCGCCGCCGCTTCATCGTTCGACGCGATGTTGATCTTGCCAGTGTCTTCCACGTCGATCTTGACGCCGGTCTGCTCGATGATGCTGCGAATCATTTTGCCGCCCGGCCCAATCACGTCGCGAATCTTATCGACGGGAATCTGCAGGGTGTAAATTCTAGGCGCGTAGGCCGAAACCTTGGTGCGCGGTTCGGTGATGACTTCCGCCATCTTGTCGAGGATGTGCAGACGCCCGCGTTGCGCTTGCGACAACGCTTCGCGCATGATCTGCGAAGTGATGCCGGCGACTTTGATGTCCATCTGCAGAGCGGTGATGCCGTCGCGGGTGCCGGCAACTTTGAAATCCATGTCGCCGTAGTGATCTTCTGCGCCGGCAATGTCGGTGAGGATGGCGTACGCATCGCCTTCTTTCACCAGTCCCATGGCGACTCCAGCTACGGGAGCCTTCAAGGGAACACCTGCATCCATGAGGGAAACGGAAGCGCCGCAGACGGTTGCCATCGACGACGATCCGTTGGATTCCAGAATGTCGGAGACGACGCGCATCGCGTACGGCCACGTTTCGAGTGGAGGAAGCACTGCTGAAACTGCACGCTCAGCGAGCGCGCCGTGGCCAATTTCGCGACGCCCGGCGCCGCGCAGGAACTGAACTTCTCCAACCGAGAACGGCGGGAAGTTGTAGTGGAGCATGAAGCGCTTTTTGGATTCGCCTTCGAAACCTTCGAGGCGCTGCATGTCGTCGCTGGTACCGAGAGTCGTGGTGACCAGGGCCTGGGTTTCACCGCGGGTAAAAATCGCGCTGCCGTGGGTGCGGGGCAGGACGCCGGCTT
It encodes the following:
- the pnp gene encoding polyribonucleotide nucleotidyltransferase; the protein is MKPEPTIVSVELTGGKTLSFETGKLAKQAHGSAVVRMGENVVLATAVANPEPREGIDFFPLTVDYREYTYAGGRIPGGFIKREGRMSEREVLTSRQIDRPIRPMFADGFKNETQLIAFVLSADNDNDPDVIGINAASCALTLSDIPFLGPIGAVRVGLVEGRFIANPTYAEMRDSLLNIMVVGTSEAIVMIESGAKEVKEETVVDAIEFAHTEIKKICAVINDLRTKAGKKKRAVTPPEFDEAYYKELEKKIGARLSDALDTEKHPKLESYELVRTIKKELVAALPEGDDKTVAKAKQKLEKYYESLRERIFRDQVINNKRRPDGRQFDQVREIWIEAGVLPRTHGSAIFTRGETQALVTTTLGTSDDMQRLEGFEGESKKRFMLHYNFPPFSVGEVQFLRGAGRREIGHGALAERAVSAVLPPLETWPYAMRVVSDILESNGSSSMATVCGASVSLMDAGVPLKAPVAGVAMGLVKEGDAYAILTDIAGAEDHYGDMDFKVAGTRDGITALQMDIKVAGITSQIMREALSQAQRGRLHILDKMAEVITEPRTKVSAYAPRIYTLQIPVDKIRDVIGPGGKMIRSIIEQTGVKIDVEDTGKINIASNDEAAANKAIQIIRDLTATAEVGRTYLGKVTRLAEFGAFVEIIPGTDGLLHISEVAEHRIKDIKDELKEGDQVLVKVLAVEGNRIKLSRKAILKEQRAKMGGAPPPDDQGGGSEQSFVPSASQSHGEPTAVIEGGADFDADDEPNFNRVEGEGAPAGAPAGRPEGGRGGDRGGDRNRRRRPGGGGDRGRRGPGGGGGGHHGGGGGRGRR